A window of Panicum virgatum strain AP13 chromosome 8K, P.virgatum_v5, whole genome shotgun sequence contains these coding sequences:
- the LOC120643545 gene encoding uncharacterized protein LOC120643545 produces the protein MNAALVDASRIPPDQLTEVEKLWARKVRELSFDTEDAVDDFILRVACGDSTAADTDANVFKKILGKATAPMKKIKDRRQISDRVKDIKKLSNELAELRAKYTVRGAGADLAASTGIDPRIINLYKQESDLVGIEESRDKLIRMLSIGTKDDDAIQQNLKISVYCRGRRTG, from the coding sequence ATGAATGCCGCCCTCGTCGACGCGTCTCGGATCCCACCGGACCAGCTCACTGAGGTGGAAAAGCTCTGGGCACGAAAGGTCCGGGAGCTGTCGTTCGACACGGAGGATGCCGTCGACGACTTCATCCTGCGCGTGGCCTGCGGCGACTCTACAGCCGCGGACACCGACGCCAATGTCTTCAAGAAGATCCTTGGCAAGGCCACCGCCCCGATGAAGAAGATCAAGGATCGGCGCCAGATCTCCGACAGGGTCAAAGACATCAAGAAGCTTTCCAACGAGTTAGCTGAGCTTCGTGCCAAGTACACAGTTAGAGGCGCGGGAGCTGATCTTGCCGCGAGCACTGGCATCGACCCCCGTATCATCAATCTGTACAAGCAAGAGTCAGATCTCGTTGGCATCGAGGAGTCGAGGGACAAACTAATCAGGATGCTGTCAATAGGGACCAAAGATGATGATGCTATCCAGCAGAACCTAAAGATAAGTGTCTATTGTCGGGGTAGGAGGACTGGGTAA
- the LOC120643543 gene encoding uncharacterized protein LOC120643543, protein MASADLLRREEEFYSSLFDSAKGDGVGSRSQMIERKIEALEDMATKVSNRRSRRWLNDRLLIELVPRLHVEEIKGLFAPPPWGEELPLSAFCRTSVGEWDAFRSIDMDAEARLMQRMKNSSEKQRAHVDEDELVALNAWRRIDRQTREAIKKNFLPDLLDIYEERVRTFIEDTSDKDVLVLNVQDPFQRLLLHGVCEFYNVTSTTMTSVRDGKPWKTTTIKKRQGTGAPSRITLVSFLRMKKNGSQ, encoded by the exons ATGGCGAGCGCGGATCTGCtgcggagggaggaggagttCTACTCCTCCCTCTTCGATTCCGCTAAAG GCGACGGCGTTGGGTCGCGCTCACAGATGATTGAGAGGAAGATTGAAGCCCTCGAGGATATGGCCACCAAG GTCAGTAACAGGAGATCACGGAGATGGTTGAACGACCGCTTGCTGATTGAACTTGTCCCACGCCTTCATGTTGAAGAAATCAAAGGCCTCTTCGCTCCTCCACCATGGG GTGAGGAACTGCCCTTGTCAGCATTCTGCAGGACAAGTGTTGGTGAATGGGATGCCTTCAGGAGCATTGACATGGATGCTGAG GCAAGATTGATGCAACGCATGAAAAATTCATCAGAAAAACAGAGGGCTCACGTGGATGAAGATGAATTGGTCGCGCTGAATGCTTGGCGTCGTATAGATCGCCAAACAAGAGAAGCTATAAAGAAAAATTTTCTTCCCGATCTGCTTGATATATATGAA GAACGAGTTAGGACCTTCATCGAAGATACTAGTGATAAAGATGTGCTTGTGCTGAATGTCCAGGACCCATTTCAGAGGTTGCTTCTGCATGGTGTTTGTGAG TTCTACAATGTAACCTCAACAACCATGACTAGTGTAAGAGATGGGAAGCCGTGGAAGACCACCACCATCAAGAAGAGGCAGGGCACGGGCGCCCCCTCCAGAATCACATTAGTTAGCTTCCTGAGGATGAAGAAGAATGGGTCCCAGTAA